A DNA window from Arachis duranensis cultivar V14167 chromosome 3, aradu.V14167.gnm2.J7QH, whole genome shotgun sequence contains the following coding sequences:
- the LOC107477375 gene encoding uncharacterized protein LOC107477375, whose product MQKKFRVLTPFLSQMAAADNTTKPRDYYKVLEVDYDATDENIKLNYRRLALKWHPDKHKGDSTVTAKFQEINEAYNVLSDPAKRCDYDLTGACEIEKYSLQEYLARFKGMILTCNGLGINHTDRWSPHLIESIDSLDE is encoded by the exons ATGCAAAAGAAGTTTCGTGTGTTGACCCCATTTCTGTCGCAAATGGCCGCCGCTGACAACACCACCAAGCCAAGG GATTATTACAAAGTGTTGGAGGTTGATTATGATGCAACTGATgaaaacatcaaattaaattaccGAAGACTTGCATTG AAATGGCATCCTGACAAGCATAAAGGTGACAGTACAGTTACTGCGAAATTTCAAGAGATAAATGAAGCTTACAATG TGTTGAGTGATCCTGCCAAGCGTTGTGACTATGATTTAACCGGAGCCTGTGAGATCGAAAAGTATAGCTTGCAG GAATACCTTGCCAGATTTAAAGGCATGATTCTTACCTGCAATGGACTTGGCATCAACCATACAGACAGATG GTCGCCACATTTGATTGAAAGTATTGATTCCTTAGATGAGTAA